Proteins encoded within one genomic window of Methanosarcina barkeri str. Wiesmoor:
- a CDS encoding SulP family inorganic anion transporter, with amino-acid sequence MKPAQNSRRSFHYSLFQGILPLKSKQIPLEIAAGITFAAFAIPEVMGYTKIAGMPVVTGIYTILFPMLAFAIFGSSRHLVVGADSATAAIIASGLTTIAVPGSSQYVAYASAIALLVAILLFLGGLLQLGFLADFLSYTILIGFLTGVGIYISISQISGMLGIPSEPDGTSVQILSLVRNLSLTNTSTLLVSLSVIGVIVLGEKLSHKFPGSLIAIIGAIAASRILDLSSYGISILGAVPQGLPQISLPQIPLSNLPEIFNISISCFIIILAQSAATSRAYAIKFSDTFNENTDLIGLSLANAAAGISGTFVVNGSPTKTEMIKNAGGRTQLTQLTTVFTVILVLLFFTRPFAYLPTAVLSSMVFLIGLHLIDIKGMTSLHRQRPVEFAVALITAITVVVIGVEQGILIAIVLSIIAHLRHSYRPLNLLLVPKAGGAMKTFPLESGQQAVEGLLIYRFGSNLYFANEGRFAEEIIDLAIKNGSLKWFCISATNIGDIDFTSAETLKKVYTELQKLDITLVLSEVVQPVMNELDRDGITQMIGKDHIFESVQDVIEEYKRSTDSSLR; translated from the coding sequence ATGAAACCTGCGCAGAATTCCAGAAGATCTTTTCATTATTCCCTCTTTCAGGGAATATTACCCCTCAAATCCAAGCAAATACCCCTGGAAATCGCCGCAGGGATAACATTCGCAGCGTTTGCCATCCCCGAAGTGATGGGATACACTAAAATTGCAGGCATGCCTGTAGTTACTGGAATCTACACGATCCTGTTTCCAATGTTAGCTTTTGCCATTTTTGGTTCATCCCGTCATCTTGTCGTTGGCGCCGATTCCGCAACCGCGGCAATTATAGCAAGTGGACTAACAACGATAGCCGTGCCGGGATCTTCCCAATATGTCGCATATGCGAGCGCAATCGCTTTACTCGTAGCAATCTTGCTTTTCCTTGGAGGCCTGCTACAACTTGGTTTTCTCGCGGACTTCCTTTCCTATACGATTTTGATAGGATTTCTCACAGGTGTTGGTATCTATATCTCTATATCACAGATTAGCGGGATGCTTGGGATACCTTCAGAACCGGATGGAACATCTGTGCAGATTCTCTCCTTAGTAAGAAACCTCTCGCTTACGAATACTTCCACACTCCTAGTCTCATTATCCGTAATCGGGGTTATTGTTCTTGGCGAAAAGCTCAGCCACAAATTTCCAGGTTCATTAATAGCGATTATTGGCGCAATTGCTGCAAGCCGGATATTAGATCTTTCTTCTTACGGGATTAGCATCCTTGGCGCAGTACCACAAGGTCTGCCGCAAATTTCTTTACCTCAAATCCCGCTTTCAAATCTCCCAGAGATCTTTAACATATCCATTTCTTGTTTTATAATTATCCTTGCCCAGAGTGCTGCAACATCTCGTGCTTATGCCATTAAGTTTTCCGACACTTTTAATGAAAATACAGATCTCATCGGATTGAGCCTTGCTAATGCGGCGGCAGGGATATCAGGGACTTTCGTTGTCAACGGCAGTCCAACCAAGACTGAAATGATCAAAAATGCCGGAGGTCGGACACAGCTTACTCAGCTCACAACGGTCTTCACTGTTATATTAGTCCTATTGTTCTTTACCAGGCCATTCGCCTATTTACCCACAGCTGTACTTTCGTCTATGGTATTCCTCATTGGTTTGCATCTTATCGATATCAAAGGGATGACCTCCCTTCACAGACAACGACCTGTCGAGTTTGCTGTCGCCTTGATAACGGCTATAACGGTCGTAGTTATAGGTGTCGAGCAGGGAATCCTTATAGCTATTGTACTCTCGATCATTGCTCACCTGCGCCATAGTTACAGGCCACTTAATTTGCTGCTTGTTCCAAAGGCCGGAGGGGCCATGAAGACGTTTCCACTAGAAAGTGGGCAGCAAGCTGTTGAAGGATTGTTAATCTACCGTTTTGGTTCAAACCTCTACTTTGCTAACGAAGGCCGCTTCGCGGAAGAAATAATAGATCTTGCCATAAAAAATGGTTCACTTAAATGGTTTTGCATTTCTGCCACAAACATTGGAGATATCGATTTCACCTCTGCAGAGACACTCAAAAAAGTGTATACAGAACTGCAAAAACTGGACATTACTCTTGTATTAAGTGAAGTAGTACAGCCTGTGATGAATGAGCTGGATAGAGACGGCATAACTCAAATGATTGGTAAAGACCATATCTTTGAATCAGTTCAGGATGTTATAGAAGAGTATAAGAGATCAACAGATAGTTCGTTACGCTAG
- a CDS encoding tetratricopeptide repeat protein encodes MDDVVEELLRIVVESLQYEEGNLNEAVDLAINFSTKNSIFFDQLLSLSTYCGSEGSYELAYVFAKTTANLSTGSEKAVAHHNAGTASYFLNLPMEAEEHYKLALQADPKHVNTHSNYGLLLSDMGRRDEAEQQYKLALKLDPKHVNTHYNYGILLYDMRRLDEAGEQYKLALESEPKHVKTHYNYGNLLSDMGSLDEAEEQYKLALESEPNDADIHYNYGLLLYNMESLDEAEEQYKLALESEPNDASTHSNYGILLSDMGRRDEAEEQYKLALESDPKHVNTHYNYGNLLSDMGRLDEAEEQYKLALESDPKHVKTHYNYGNLLSDMGRLDEAEEQYKLALESDPNDASIHSNYGILLSDMGRHEEAEEQYKLALETDPNDADIHYNYGNLLKRMGRLDEVEKQYILALEADPKHVNTHYNYGKLLEQMGRLDEAEKQYKIAIGIDPKMPNSHGAYGLLLFFQDLEEEAIKETEVASRLCRENGDKVKEHLSLAWLYEKFANKYYNLKDYKKSGEYAEISGDEYIEAGKQAGESFKDTSLTKGYTLKGRAKIRKLEIKTPFYKDIIKRIWNKESYEIEKFTKIINCIKDASICYEKAAKASPKDNQLCNACSISMSCLSEMLDYMFAVIKQKKTPELEDKLKNWNEKLSIAKGAYQEHSKGELFIESLYKLMGCIQNLDKYKKYGTREYGRAFEECRKELTEIANNIEGPIQKIIENVTKKMDVCRLKQLPYAGTETGYIPQPNKLSQFLKWILDPKRIGIGVFGIIITVIVNHYNEYLFSLIKRTVTMLLSKI; translated from the coding sequence ATGGATGATGTGGTAGAAGAACTGCTGAGAATTGTAGTTGAATCTCTACAATATGAAGAAGGAAATTTAAATGAAGCAGTTGACCTTGCAATAAACTTTTCAACAAAAAATTCGATCTTTTTTGATCAGTTATTATCTTTGAGCACTTATTGTGGATCAGAAGGGTCCTATGAATTAGCATATGTATTTGCAAAGACCACTGCAAACTTATCAACAGGATCTGAAAAAGCAGTTGCTCATCATAATGCAGGAACAGCTTCTTACTTTTTGAACCTACCTATGGAAGCAGAAGAACATTATAAACTTGCTCTGCAAGCAGACCCCAAACATGTCAACACACACTCCAATTACGGACTTCTCCTTTCAGATATGGGGCGCCGTGACGAAGCAGAACAGCAGTATAAACTTGCTCTAAAATTAGACCCCAAACATGTCAACACACACTATAATTACGGAATTCTTCTTTATGATATGAGGCGCCTCGATGAGGCAGGGGAACAATATAAACTTGCTCTTGAATCAGAGCCCAAACATGTAAAAACACACTATAATTACGGAAATCTCCTTTCAGATATGGGGAGCCTCGATGAGGCAGAGGAACAGTATAAACTTGCTCTTGAATCAGAGCCCAATGATGCAGACATACACTATAATTACGGACTTCTTCTTTATAATATGGAGAGCCTCGATGAGGCAGAGGAACAGTATAAACTTGCTCTTGAATCAGAGCCCAATGATGCGAGCACACATTCAAATTATGGAATTCTCCTTTCAGATATGGGGCGCCGTGACGAAGCAGAGGAACAGTATAAACTTGCTCTTGAATCAGATCCCAAACATGTCAACACACACTATAATTACGGAAATCTCCTTTCAGATATGGGGCGCCTCGATGAGGCAGAGGAACAGTATAAACTTGCTCTTGAATCAGATCCCAAACATGTAAAAACACACTATAATTACGGAAATCTCCTTTCAGATATGGGGCGTCTCGATGAGGCAGAGGAACAGTATAAACTTGCTCTTGAATCAGATCCCAATGATGCGAGCATACATTCAAATTACGGAATTCTCCTTTCAGATATGGGCCGCCATGAGGAAGCAGAAGAACAGTATAAACTTGCTCTGGAAACAGACCCCAATGATGCAGACATACACTATAACTACGGAAATCTCCTGAAACGAATGGGGCGACTCGATGAGGTAGAAAAACAGTATATACTTGCTCTGGAAGCAGACCCCAAACATGTCAACACACACTATAATTACGGAAAGCTCCTGGAACAAATGGGGCGACTCGATGAGGCAGAAAAACAGTATAAAATAGCAATAGGTATAGACCCCAAAATGCCAAATAGCCACGGTGCCTATGGCTTACTTTTGTTTTTCCAAGACTTAGAAGAAGAAGCTATTAAAGAAACAGAAGTTGCATCCCGCTTATGTAGAGAAAACGGAGATAAAGTTAAGGAACATCTATCCTTGGCATGGCTTTATGAAAAATTTGCAAACAAATATTATAATTTAAAAGACTATAAAAAGAGTGGAGAATATGCTGAAATTTCAGGAGACGAATATATCGAAGCAGGTAAGCAGGCAGGAGAGAGTTTTAAGGACACTTCTTTAACTAAAGGCTATACGCTCAAAGGAAGAGCTAAAATTCGGAAGCTTGAAATTAAAACTCCTTTTTACAAAGACATAATTAAAAGAATCTGGAACAAGGAATCTTACGAGATTGAAAAATTTACGAAAATCATTAATTGTATTAAGGATGCGTCAATATGCTATGAAAAAGCAGCCAAAGCGTCTCCAAAAGATAATCAATTATGTAATGCTTGTTCAATTTCAATGTCCTGTCTTTCGGAAATGCTCGACTATATGTTTGCAGTTATAAAGCAGAAAAAAACACCTGAGCTTGAAGATAAATTGAAAAATTGGAATGAAAAGTTGTCAATTGCCAAAGGTGCATATCAAGAGCATAGTAAAGGAGAACTCTTTATCGAATCTCTATATAAATTAATGGGATGCATTCAGAATCTGGACAAATATAAAAAGTATGGAACGAGAGAGTATGGAAGAGCTTTTGAGGAATGTCGCAAAGAATTAACTGAAATAGCAAATAATATAGAAGGTCCTATTCAGAAAATCATTGAGAATGTAACGAAAAAAATGGATGTATGTCGGCTCAAACAATTACCTTATGCAGGTACTGAGACTGGATATATACCTCAACCTAATAAATTATCTCAATTTTTGAAATGGATTTTAGATCCAAAAAGAATAGGAATAGGAGTATTTGGAATCATAATTACAGTTATTGTTAATCATTACAATGAATATCTTTTTTCTTTGATCAAAAGAACTGTAACTATGCTTCTCAGTAAAATATAA
- a CDS encoding GNAT family N-acetyltransferase, whose translation MCKVIFDEIKEEHLNDVLEIYTHYVLNTNVTFHAHAFSKDEMRELVFFENPKYKTFVIKSADKINGYVILTQYKKREAYDGTAEVTVYLKPDYIGKGIGIQAVKFIEDVAKKQNIHVLIATICGENSKSINLFVRNGFSKCAHYKEVGEKFGQLLDVMAYQKIIL comes from the coding sequence ATGTGCAAAGTTATTTTTGATGAAATAAAGGAAGAACATCTGAATGATGTTTTGGAAATTTATACCCACTATGTTCTCAACACAAATGTAACCTTTCACGCGCATGCTTTCTCAAAAGATGAAATGCGAGAATTGGTATTCTTTGAAAATCCTAAATATAAAACTTTTGTCATAAAATCTGCTGATAAAATTAATGGATATGTAATATTGACTCAGTACAAAAAGCGTGAAGCATACGATGGAACTGCTGAAGTAACTGTATACTTAAAGCCGGATTACATCGGTAAAGGCATAGGCATCCAGGCTGTTAAGTTCATTGAAGATGTTGCAAAAAAGCAAAATATTCACGTACTTATTGCGACAATATGCGGAGAAAATTCTAAGAGTATTAATTTATTTGTAAGAAACGGCTTTAGCAAATGTGCACATTATAAGGAAGTAGGTGAGAAATTTGGGCAACTGCTAGATGTAATGGCATACCAAAAAATAATATTATAA
- a CDS encoding STAS/SEC14 domain-containing protein has product MIKIMQGLPGNVVAVNVSGEVTGDDYKNVLIPAVEEKIQKYGKVRILYYMDKDLEWFTLNAMLEDAKVGILNITDFEKIAVVSDVDWMNVAVEIFKFIVPFPVRTYKNEELSEAEAWISE; this is encoded by the coding sequence ATGATAAAGATTATGCAGGGTTTGCCGGGAAATGTCGTAGCAGTCAATGTAAGTGGAGAAGTAACTGGAGATGACTACAAAAATGTGTTAATTCCTGCTGTTGAGGAAAAAATCCAGAAGTACGGTAAGGTTCGTATTCTTTATTACATGGATAAGGATCTTGAGTGGTTTACCCTTAATGCCATGCTGGAGGATGCCAAGGTTGGCATACTGAACATTACAGACTTTGAAAAGATTGCAGTTGTTTCAGACGTGGACTGGATGAATGTTGCCGTTGAAATCTTTAAGTTTATTGTTCCTTTTCCGGTGAGAACCTATAAGAATGAAGAGCTTTCTGAAGCAGAAGCATGGATTAGTGAATGA
- the glgX gene encoding glycogen debranching protein GlgX, whose amino-acid sequence MLGELYTDHKQNLKEYHYIIERGYPHPLGATPDENGVNFSIYSEHADYVELLLFDKCDDLNPALILYTNRVGELTHSENIENSVKVSEDIENIESSVKVSEDIENIESSVKVSENSETTEATSIALNKTFHFWHVYVRGLKPGVHYAYRIGGPFDPSRGCRFDGDKVLIDPYSKGNNKTLWNREKACMPGDNLAFSMRSVVIDMSHYKWGNNSHVTAEKIYEMPGMGEKLYGKKRLQELNETIIYELHVGGFTRSPTSGATASGTFSGVIDKIPYLKELGITAVELMPVFDFDDATSLDGRKQYWGYDPICFFAPHSGYCVNPEYGAHMEEFRDMVRALHKAGIEVVLDVVFNHTAEGDNLGPVFSFKGIDNSIYYLLEPDEQYYSNYSGCGNTVSCNHPISQKLIVDCLKYWAKEMHVDGFRFDEGSILSLDTNGKVMKYPPVIWQIELDDALGYIKVIAEAWDAAALNQVGYFPGPRWAEWNGYYRDEIRRFVRGDPGIVRRVASRIAGSPDLYQSESRLPINSVNFVTCHDGFTLNDLVSYNHKHNEANGENNRDGIENNLSWNCGVEGETEDPEVETLRERQIKNFAAILLLSIGVPMICMGDEVRRTQKGNNNAYCQDNETSWFDWDLVEKNHDMFRFWKLMIDFRKRHTTILRPRYFTGKENERGLKDISWHGCKLYSPGWDDPHARALSFTMGEPGDEEDIHVLMNMYWEPLEFEIPELKGISRSWYRAVDTFLPSPQEIAGAGEETQVNGNSYIVQGRSVVVLISK is encoded by the coding sequence ATGTTAGGAGAATTATATACGGACCACAAACAGAATTTAAAGGAATATCACTATATTATCGAAAGAGGATATCCACATCCTCTTGGGGCAACGCCTGATGAAAATGGAGTAAATTTTTCTATTTATTCCGAACATGCAGATTACGTTGAACTTTTGCTTTTTGATAAGTGTGATGATCTGAACCCTGCTCTTATCCTTTACACAAACAGAGTTGGAGAACTTACCCATTCTGAAAATATTGAGAACTCAGTTAAGGTTTCCGAGGATATTGAAAATATTGAAAGCTCAGTTAAGGTTTCCGAGGATATTGAAAATATTGAGAGCTCAGTTAAGGTTTCCGAGAATAGTGAAACCACTGAAGCCACAAGTATTGCCCTTAATAAAACCTTCCACTTCTGGCATGTATATGTGCGAGGCCTGAAGCCTGGAGTCCACTATGCATATCGAATAGGTGGTCCTTTTGATCCCTCCAGAGGATGCCGTTTTGATGGAGATAAGGTCCTGATAGATCCTTATTCTAAAGGAAACAACAAAACACTCTGGAACAGAGAAAAAGCCTGCATGCCAGGAGACAACCTTGCGTTTTCTATGCGTAGCGTGGTAATTGATATGTCCCACTACAAATGGGGAAATAACAGTCACGTAACTGCAGAAAAGATATATGAGATGCCCGGAATGGGCGAAAAGCTCTACGGCAAAAAAAGGCTGCAAGAACTGAATGAAACCATCATCTATGAGCTACATGTAGGCGGATTCACCCGATCTCCAACATCAGGGGCTACAGCGTCCGGTACATTTTCAGGAGTAATTGACAAAATTCCATATCTCAAGGAACTTGGTATCACAGCTGTAGAATTAATGCCTGTCTTTGATTTTGATGATGCAACAAGCCTTGACGGAAGAAAACAATACTGGGGCTATGACCCTATATGTTTTTTTGCGCCTCATAGCGGCTATTGTGTGAATCCTGAGTATGGGGCTCATATGGAAGAATTCAGGGACATGGTAAGAGCTTTGCACAAAGCTGGAATTGAGGTAGTTCTTGATGTGGTCTTCAACCATACAGCTGAAGGAGACAACCTGGGTCCGGTATTTTCTTTCAAGGGTATAGATAACAGCATATATTATCTCCTGGAACCTGACGAGCAATACTACAGCAATTACTCGGGTTGTGGAAACACAGTGAGCTGCAACCATCCGATTTCCCAAAAATTGATAGTTGATTGCTTGAAATACTGGGCAAAAGAGATGCATGTTGATGGTTTTCGTTTTGATGAGGGCTCTATCCTTTCGCTGGATACCAATGGGAAGGTTATGAAGTATCCTCCTGTTATATGGCAGATTGAACTTGACGATGCTCTCGGATACATAAAAGTGATTGCTGAAGCCTGGGATGCAGCTGCACTCAATCAGGTAGGATACTTCCCGGGCCCAAGGTGGGCTGAATGGAACGGTTATTATCGGGATGAGATCCGCCGCTTTGTAAGAGGAGATCCCGGGATTGTAAGGAGGGTTGCAAGCCGGATTGCCGGGAGCCCTGACCTCTACCAGTCCGAATCAAGGCTTCCGATCAATAGTGTTAATTTCGTGACTTGCCATGATGGATTTACACTTAACGACCTTGTTTCGTATAACCACAAACATAATGAGGCTAACGGGGAAAATAACAGGGATGGAATTGAGAATAATTTAAGCTGGAACTGCGGGGTTGAGGGAGAGACCGAAGACCCGGAGGTCGAAACCTTGCGGGAAAGACAGATCAAAAATTTCGCTGCAATTCTGTTGCTGTCTATAGGGGTTCCGATGATTTGCATGGGAGATGAAGTCAGACGCACTCAGAAAGGCAACAACAATGCTTATTGCCAGGATAATGAGACCAGCTGGTTTGACTGGGACTTAGTAGAGAAAAATCACGATATGTTCCGTTTCTGGAAATTGATGATTGATTTTCGGAAACGCCATACTACTATCCTTCGCCCCCGATATTTTACAGGCAAAGAAAACGAACGCGGGCTAAAAGATATTTCCTGGCATGGGTGTAAGCTCTACAGTCCAGGCTGGGATGACCCTCATGCAAGAGCCCTTTCTTTTACCATGGGGGAACCAGGAGATGAAGAAGATATACATGTTCTGATGAATATGTACTGGGAGCCTCTTGAGTTCGAAATTCCAGAACTCAAAGGTATAAGTAGAAGCTGGTATAGAGCAGTCGATACTTTCCTGCCTTCTCCTCAGGAAATTGCCGGAGCCGGAGAAGAAACTCAGGTCAACGGGAACAGCTACATTGTGCAGGGTAGGAGTGTAGTTGTGCTAATTTCAAAGTGA
- a CDS encoding ATP-grasp domain-containing protein produces MLILDYPYVSELLKNTAAELHIPVLKNEMAAGLKTEKKLNLLEEAEFIKLIKEKGECALYSNSENSIGWISENLSFTGLPEKIELFKNKVKFRELLERLYPELYFKSVKFEELDEIRVDEIKKPFIIKPAVGFFSLGVHKVSTNEEWNLVLKSIKAEVEEIKKLYPAPVLNVENFIIEGNIEGEEFAVDAYFNREGKPVVLDIFKHIFSSENDVSDRVYFTSKTIIETYREAIEDLLKEIGKLAGLRNFPLHLELRISQDRRIQPIELNPMRFAGLCVTDIAYFAYGINTYRYFLEQLEPDWNKILADKDGKSFCFVMLNKSEDLNLKDVKDFDYEKLLSDFEKPLELRKADYETRGYFGYMFTETRDSNWSEIERILKSDLREYITFKEAASASSVLKNEDKK; encoded by the coding sequence ATGTTAATCCTCGATTACCCTTATGTCTCCGAATTACTAAAAAATACTGCTGCGGAATTACATATTCCTGTTTTAAAAAATGAAATGGCAGCCGGACTGAAGACTGAAAAAAAGCTAAACCTCCTTGAGGAAGCTGAATTTATCAAATTAATAAAAGAAAAAGGCGAATGTGCCCTTTATTCCAATTCAGAAAACTCTATTGGCTGGATTTCGGAAAATCTTAGTTTTACCGGGTTGCCTGAGAAAATCGAGCTTTTCAAAAACAAAGTTAAGTTTAGAGAGTTGCTGGAAAGGCTTTACCCCGAATTATATTTCAAGAGTGTTAAATTTGAAGAACTGGACGAAATCCGGGTTGATGAAATCAAAAAACCGTTTATCATAAAGCCTGCTGTTGGATTTTTCAGCCTCGGGGTGCATAAGGTTTCCACCAACGAGGAATGGAATTTGGTCCTGAAGTCCATAAAGGCTGAGGTTGAAGAAATCAAAAAGCTTTATCCGGCACCAGTTTTGAATGTGGAGAATTTCATTATCGAAGGAAATATCGAAGGGGAAGAGTTTGCAGTTGACGCTTATTTCAACCGCGAAGGAAAGCCGGTAGTCCTCGACATCTTCAAACATATCTTTTCTTCGGAAAACGATGTCAGTGACAGGGTATATTTTACTTCGAAAACGATTATAGAAACCTACAGGGAAGCCATTGAGGATCTTTTAAAGGAAATCGGAAAGCTGGCCGGGCTCAGGAATTTTCCCCTTCATTTGGAACTTCGAATATCGCAGGACAGGCGGATCCAGCCTATTGAACTGAACCCGATGCGCTTTGCCGGCCTGTGCGTTACTGATATTGCATATTTTGCATATGGGATTAATACTTACAGGTACTTTCTGGAACAGCTTGAGCCGGACTGGAATAAAATTCTTGCAGATAAAGACGGAAAGAGCTTCTGCTTTGTTATGCTTAACAAATCGGAAGACCTCAATTTGAAGGACGTAAAGGATTTTGATTACGAAAAACTGCTTTCAGACTTCGAAAAGCCTCTGGAACTCAGAAAAGCGGATTACGAAACACGCGGCTACTTCGGGTACATGTTTACCGAAACCAGAGATAGTAACTGGAGCGAGATTGAAAGGATCCTGAAATCGGACTTGAGGGAATATATCACTTTCAAAGAAGCAGCGTCTGCAAGTTCTGTGCTCAAAAATGAAGATAAAAAATAA